The Gemella haemolysans genome includes a region encoding these proteins:
- a CDS encoding ABC transporter ATP-binding protein → MYAIEMLNITKKFGDFYANKDITIQVKNNEIHALLGENGAGKSTLMSVLFGMYHQEAGVIKLNGKEVDIKDPKHANQLGIGMVHQHFKLIKNFTVAENIILGMEEVKGGKIDLDSAAVKIKDLSKKYGLEVDPKALVGDISVGMQQRVEILKMLYRDANILIFDEPTAVLTPAEIKEFLAILKNLQAEGKTILLITHKLNEIMAVANRCSIIRRGEYYGTVEIAETTKEKLASLMIGKDLEIIKYERSRDGKKNILEVSGVYADTAEKKDILHDFNLNVREREILGIAGVDGNGQQQFVEVLNALLKETKGKIIFDGKEINSLSTAKRKELGLEIIAEDRHKDGLVLDFSVEENAVLENYYTEKFAKRGFLKKNIISKFAKEICEKYDVRKAGDEKISARSMSGGNQQKLIIGRALELDPKLLVTTQPTRGLDVGAINGIHKMLINYRDKGNGVLLISFDLDEILTLSDRIAVIHNGNIIDVVDNDENVTKEQLGLLMAGVKK, encoded by the coding sequence ATGTACGCTATAGAAATGCTAAACATAACTAAAAAGTTTGGCGACTTCTACGCAAATAAAGATATCACTATTCAGGTAAAGAACAATGAAATTCATGCTTTACTTGGTGAAAATGGTGCAGGGAAATCTACGTTGATGTCGGTTCTTTTTGGTATGTACCATCAAGAAGCCGGTGTTATTAAATTGAATGGTAAAGAAGTTGATATTAAAGATCCTAAGCATGCTAACCAACTTGGGATAGGGATGGTGCATCAGCACTTTAAACTTATTAAAAACTTCACAGTTGCTGAAAATATTATTTTAGGTATGGAAGAAGTTAAAGGTGGAAAAATTGATTTAGATAGTGCAGCAGTGAAAATTAAAGATTTATCTAAAAAATATGGTTTAGAAGTTGATCCTAAAGCATTAGTTGGAGATATTAGTGTTGGGATGCAACAAAGGGTTGAAATTTTAAAAATGTTATATAGAGATGCTAACATTTTAATTTTTGATGAACCTACTGCAGTTTTAACTCCTGCTGAGATTAAAGAATTCTTAGCTATTCTTAAAAATCTTCAAGCGGAAGGAAAAACTATTTTATTAATTACTCACAAACTTAATGAAATTATGGCCGTTGCAAATCGTTGTAGTATTATTCGTCGTGGTGAATACTACGGAACAGTTGAAATAGCAGAAACAACAAAAGAAAAACTAGCTAGTCTTATGATTGGTAAAGACTTAGAAATAATTAAATATGAGCGTTCAAGAGATGGTAAGAAAAATATTCTTGAAGTTTCAGGTGTTTATGCTGACACTGCTGAGAAGAAAGATATTCTACATGACTTCAACTTAAATGTACGTGAACGTGAAATCCTTGGTATTGCGGGGGTTGACGGAAATGGTCAACAACAATTTGTAGAAGTACTAAATGCTTTACTTAAAGAAACAAAAGGAAAAATTATTTTTGACGGAAAAGAGATTAATTCATTATCAACAGCAAAACGTAAAGAGCTTGGACTTGAAATTATTGCTGAAGATAGACATAAAGATGGTCTTGTATTAGATTTCAGTGTTGAAGAAAACGCAGTTTTAGAAAATTATTATACAGAAAAATTTGCTAAACGTGGATTCTTAAAAAAGAATATTATTTCAAAATTTGCTAAAGAAATTTGTGAAAAATATGATGTTCGTAAAGCTGGAGATGAAAAAATTTCTGCACGTAGTATGAGTGGTGGTAACCAACAAAAACTTATTATTGGACGTGCTTTAGAATTAGATCCAAAATTACTAGTAACAACTCAACCTACGCGTGGTCTTGATGTTGGAGCTATTAACGGTATTCATAAAATGTTAATTAATTATCGTGATAAAGGTAATGGTGTATTATTAATTTCATTTGACTTAGATGAAATCTTAACATTATCTGATAGAATCGCGGTTATTCACAATGGTAACATTATCGATGTAGTGGATAATGATGAAAATGTAACAAAAGAACAACTTGGTCTGCTTATGGCAGGGGTTAAGAAGTAG
- a CDS encoding BMP family lipoprotein, whose protein sequence is MKKVFSLITVVLSAALIIVGCSSKSSNGNSSSNNSGLKIGVVTDEGGAKDKSFNQSNVETVKAWAEKNGGKALNPIETKNQSDIAANLQNAAKASDVISLAGFYFEKELPKVADSFADKKFIFIDGVVQNKNVESVTFSEHEAGYLAGYAAALQSKTGKVGYIGGAKIPAVVKFGVGFVQGAKAAKKDIKVVYNYSGSFNDTNKGKTLAATMFDAGADVIFVAAGGTGSGSIKEAQERATKDLKESGEVKHWIVGVDKDQYSEGVFKAKDKDGKDVEKSVILTSAVKRIDVAVSNILDAIKAGKFEGGKARVFTIKEDGVGLPAENPNLSDDIKAKIKTVVEDLKSGKSTVAADAAGVADKANIDGEL, encoded by the coding sequence ATGAAAAAGGTATTTTCGTTAATAACAGTTGTTTTATCAGCAGCATTAATTATTGTTGGATGTTCTTCTAAATCATCTAACGGAAATTCATCTTCTAACAACTCTGGATTAAAAATCGGTGTTGTAACTGACGAAGGTGGAGCAAAAGATAAAAGTTTCAACCAAAGTAACGTTGAGACAGTAAAAGCTTGGGCTGAAAAAAATGGTGGAAAAGCACTAAACCCAATCGAAACTAAAAACCAAAGTGATATTGCAGCAAACTTACAAAACGCAGCAAAAGCTTCTGACGTAATTTCATTAGCTGGTTTCTACTTTGAAAAAGAATTACCAAAAGTTGCAGATTCATTTGCAGATAAAAAATTCATCTTCATTGATGGTGTAGTTCAAAACAAAAACGTAGAATCAGTTACATTCTCAGAGCACGAAGCAGGATACTTAGCAGGATATGCAGCAGCTTTACAATCAAAAACTGGTAAAGTTGGATACATTGGTGGAGCTAAAATCCCAGCAGTAGTTAAATTTGGTGTTGGATTCGTTCAAGGTGCTAAAGCAGCTAAAAAAGATATCAAAGTTGTATACAACTACAGTGGTTCATTCAACGACACTAACAAAGGTAAAACTTTAGCAGCAACTATGTTTGATGCTGGAGCTGACGTTATCTTCGTAGCAGCTGGTGGTACTGGAAGTGGATCTATCAAAGAGGCTCAAGAAAGAGCAACTAAGGATCTTAAAGAAAGCGGAGAAGTTAAACACTGGATCGTTGGTGTAGATAAAGACCAATATTCTGAAGGTGTATTCAAAGCTAAAGATAAAGACGGAAAAGATGTTGAAAAATCAGTTATCTTAACTTCAGCTGTTAAACGTATCGACGTTGCAGTATCTAACATCTTAGACGCTATCAAAGCTGGAAAATTTGAAGGTGGAAAAGCTAGAGTCTTCACTATTAAAGAAGATGGTGTTGGACTTCCAGCAGAAAACCCTAACTTAAGCGATGATATCAAAGCTAAAATTAAAACAGTTGTAGAAGATCTAAAATCAGGTAAATCAACTGTTGCAGCTGATGCTGCTGGTGTAGCTGATAAAGCTAATATCGACGGAGAACTTTAA
- a CDS encoding BMP family lipoprotein, translating to MKKLRTIFAILVALSLIVVGCSSKNAKNDTKSGDKSGYKIGVVTGEGGAKDKSFNQANVEAIQAWTKANGAKEPVVLETKTQSDLTSNLQNAAKVSDIISLAGYEFEKEIPKVAEQYKDKKFMYVDTFVDAPNIASLIFKEQEAGYLAGYIAALQSKTGKVGYIGGTKIPPVERFGIGFVQGAKAAKSDIKVMYNYSGTFSDTNKGKTLAATMYDSGADVIFVAAGNTGNGVISEAKERGIIDMSKSGEIKHWVVGVDKDQYEEGIFKGKDKDGKEYQKSAVLTSAVKNIEVAVTKILNEIKEGKFTKGEHIFGIKENGVGIPKENPNLSDEVKTKVASAIEELKSGKVEVVATGDELKAKGSVTNIEGEL from the coding sequence ATGAAAAAATTACGTACTATATTTGCAATTTTAGTTGCATTATCATTAATAGTTGTTGGTTGTTCTTCAAAAAATGCTAAGAACGACACTAAATCTGGCGATAAGAGTGGATATAAAATTGGTGTCGTAACTGGTGAAGGTGGAGCAAAAGATAAGAGTTTTAACCAAGCTAACGTAGAGGCAATTCAAGCATGGACGAAAGCTAATGGTGCAAAAGAGCCAGTTGTTTTAGAAACAAAAACTCAATCAGATTTAACTTCTAATTTACAAAATGCGGCGAAAGTGTCTGATATTATTTCTTTAGCTGGTTATGAATTTGAAAAAGAAATTCCAAAAGTAGCGGAACAATATAAAGATAAAAAATTCATGTATGTTGATACTTTTGTTGATGCGCCTAATATTGCTTCATTAATCTTTAAAGAACAAGAAGCTGGTTATTTAGCTGGATATATTGCAGCTTTACAATCTAAAACAGGAAAAGTTGGATATATTGGAGGAACTAAAATTCCACCAGTAGAAAGATTTGGTATTGGATTTGTACAAGGTGCTAAAGCAGCTAAAAGTGATATTAAAGTAATGTACAATTACAGTGGAACTTTTTCAGATACAAATAAAGGGAAAACATTAGCGGCTACTATGTATGACTCAGGAGCAGATGTAATTTTTGTTGCTGCAGGTAATACTGGTAATGGTGTAATATCAGAAGCTAAAGAACGTGGTATTATCGATATGTCTAAGAGCGGAGAGATTAAACACTGGGTTGTTGGTGTAGATAAAGATCAATATGAAGAAGGTATTTTTAAAGGGAAAGATAAAGACGGAAAAGAATACCAAAAATCTGCAGTCCTAACATCAGCTGTAAAAAATATTGAAGTAGCAGTCACTAAAATATTAAATGAAATCAAAGAAGGTAAATTTACAAAAGGTGAACATATCTTTGGTATTAAAGAAAATGGTGTAGGAATTCCAAAAGAAAATCCTAACTTAAGTGATGAAGTTAAAACAAAAGTTGCTAGTGCTATTGAAGAACTAAAATCAGGTAAAGTCGAAGTAGTAGCTACTGGAGATGAATTAAAAGCAAAAGGTTCAGTTACTAATATAGAAGGTGAACTATAA
- a CDS encoding purine-nucleoside phosphorylase — MTYYENIVETANYIKKYFGEPIDYAVVLGSGITLELEDQQELGYEAIPLFPGNKHANRVKGHANKLTFGKISGKNVLVLNGRLHFYEGYSMKDVAFMTYVVKFLGVKGLFITNACGAINTNFSEGDIVCLDDFISLVSKNPLMGENDPRLGERFVDMTTPFNPYLVENLHNSAKKLDITLHTGVYGFFQGPYFETRAEIRAFKTMGCDLVGMSTVPEVIAANHASLPVAVLACATNMATGIQEKKHDHEHVLKTAQKISINLKNLLIETLENLK, encoded by the coding sequence ATGACATATTATGAAAATATTGTAGAAACTGCAAACTACATAAAGAAATATTTTGGGGAACCTATTGACTATGCAGTAGTTTTAGGAAGTGGTATTACACTTGAACTTGAAGATCAACAAGAACTTGGTTATGAGGCTATTCCACTTTTCCCAGGAAATAAACACGCTAATCGAGTTAAAGGTCATGCTAACAAACTAACTTTTGGTAAAATCTCTGGTAAAAACGTTCTAGTATTAAACGGTCGCCTTCACTTCTATGAAGGATATAGCATGAAAGATGTTGCTTTTATGACATATGTTGTTAAATTTTTAGGAGTAAAAGGATTATTCATCACTAACGCATGTGGTGCTATTAATACTAACTTCAGTGAAGGTGATATTGTATGTCTTGACGACTTTATTTCACTAGTGAGTAAAAACCCTCTAATGGGAGAAAACGATCCCCGTCTAGGTGAAAGATTCGTTGATATGACTACACCATTCAACCCATATCTAGTAGAAAACTTACACAATTCTGCTAAAAAACTAGATATTACTTTACACACAGGTGTTTATGGCTTCTTCCAAGGTCCTTACTTTGAAACACGTGCTGAAATTCGTGCATTCAAAACAATGGGATGCGATCTTGTAGGTATGTCTACAGTTCCAGAAGTAATCGCTGCAAACCACGCATCACTTCCAGTTGCTGTTTTAGCTTGTGCTACTAATATGGCAACAGGTATACAAGAGAAAAAACACGACCATGAGCATGTATTAAAAACTGCACAAAAAATTAGTATAAACCTGAAAAATCTTTTAATAGAAACATTAGAAAACTTAAAATAG
- a CDS encoding HIT family protein, whose protein sequence is MEKTIFEKIIDGEIPSYKVYEDEHVYSFLDVFPITKGHTLVIPKKHSRNIFDCDPETAANIGRVLPKIANAVKDAYGCDGVNIFQNNEEYAGQSVFHLHFHIVPRYKDKDTNFDNLEVKWPPQKVEPAEFEEIRKAIADRL, encoded by the coding sequence ATGGAGAAAACTATTTTCGAAAAAATTATCGATGGAGAAATCCCAAGTTACAAAGTATATGAAGATGAACATGTATACAGCTTTTTAGATGTATTTCCTATAACAAAAGGACATACATTAGTAATACCTAAAAAACATAGTAGAAATATCTTCGACTGCGATCCAGAAACAGCCGCTAATATCGGACGAGTTCTTCCAAAAATCGCTAATGCTGTGAAAGATGCATATGGGTGCGATGGTGTTAATATCTTCCAAAACAATGAAGAATATGCAGGACAAAGTGTATTCCACCTACACTTCCACATTGTACCAAGATACAAAGACAAAGATACAAACTTCGATAACTTAGAAGTTAAATGGCCACCACAAAAAGTTGAACCAGCAGAATTCGAAGAAATTAGAAAAGCTATAGCTGACAGACTATAA
- the nrdD gene encoding anaerobic ribonucleoside-triphosphate reductase, which yields MRNNNLYSYTQAKVDSLMNNLLVIKRDGRIVKFDAEKIYKAIEKAIHSVFGKNHSVNIDGIVDNVIIEIGNRFKDNIKIYELQNIVEHTLLTLGEEAIYEEYVSYRSMRDIERERSLDINVAIEKLVNRDENVVNENANKDSLVFNTHRDLTSGIVAKAIGLKMLPKHVANAHQKGDIHYHDLDYSPYQPLTNCCLIDFKEMLTKGFKIGNADVDSPKSIQTATAQMAQIIANVASSQYGGCSADRIDEVLAPFAKLNYEKNLKMAQEWIDDEEKQKAFADKKTKKDIFDAMQSLEYEINTLYSSQGQTPFTSLGFGLGEGYFEKEIQKAILQVRIDGLGKEKRTAIFPKLIFVIKDGLNLKPTDPNYDVKELALSCATQRMYPDVLMYDTITKITGSCKTPMGCRSFLPAWRNEQGELVESGRMNLGVVTLNLPRIALESKGSKDEFWEIFKERLAICKDALDYRAKRCGEAKPQNAPILYMHGAFGKRLKPEDRVKQLFDNKRSTLSLGYIGLYEVASVFYGGDWEKNPEAKEFTLDIMRYMKECVDKWTEEGDYWYSIYSTPSESLTDRFCRMDTEKFGIVENITDKEYYTNSYHYDVRKNPTPFEKLDFEKDYPYYASGGFIHYCEYPVLKQNPKALEAVWDFAYDKVGYLGTNTPIDRCYKCGYEGEFEPTKKGFKCPECGNRDPKSCDVVKRTCGYLGNPQARPMIKGRHKEIVARVKHLK from the coding sequence ATGCGTAATAATAATTTATATTCATACACACAAGCGAAGGTGGATAGTTTAATGAATAATCTATTAGTTATAAAAAGAGATGGTAGAATAGTTAAATTTGATGCTGAAAAAATTTATAAAGCGATAGAAAAAGCGATTCATTCTGTATTTGGAAAAAATCATAGCGTTAATATTGATGGAATTGTTGATAATGTCATTATTGAAATAGGGAACAGATTTAAAGATAATATTAAAATTTATGAACTTCAAAATATTGTTGAACATACGCTACTTACTTTGGGAGAAGAAGCAATTTATGAAGAGTATGTTAGCTATAGAAGTATGAGGGATATTGAACGTGAACGTAGTCTTGATATTAATGTAGCTATTGAAAAACTAGTTAATCGTGATGAAAATGTAGTTAATGAGAATGCCAATAAAGACAGTTTAGTATTTAATACTCATAGAGACCTAACAAGTGGTATTGTGGCTAAAGCTATAGGTCTTAAAATGTTACCGAAACATGTAGCTAACGCTCATCAAAAAGGAGATATTCACTATCATGATTTAGATTATTCTCCGTATCAACCTTTAACAAACTGCTGTTTAATTGATTTCAAAGAAATGTTAACAAAAGGATTCAAAATAGGAAATGCAGACGTAGATAGTCCGAAGAGTATTCAAACAGCAACAGCTCAAATGGCTCAAATAATAGCTAATGTTGCATCAAGTCAATATGGTGGATGTAGTGCTGATAGAATAGATGAGGTGCTTGCTCCTTTTGCTAAGTTAAATTATGAGAAGAATTTAAAAATGGCACAAGAGTGGATAGATGATGAGGAAAAACAAAAAGCTTTTGCAGATAAAAAAACAAAAAAAGATATTTTTGATGCGATGCAGTCTTTAGAATATGAAATAAACACTTTATATTCATCTCAAGGGCAAACACCATTCACTTCTTTAGGTTTTGGTCTAGGTGAGGGGTATTTTGAAAAAGAAATACAAAAAGCAATTTTACAAGTTAGAATTGATGGTTTAGGAAAAGAAAAAAGAACTGCAATTTTTCCTAAGTTGATTTTTGTTATTAAAGATGGATTAAATTTAAAACCAACGGATCCGAACTACGATGTAAAAGAACTAGCATTATCATGTGCAACTCAAAGAATGTATCCAGATGTTTTGATGTATGATACAATTACGAAGATAACAGGAAGCTGTAAAACTCCTATGGGATGTAGATCATTTTTACCTGCGTGGAGAAATGAACAAGGCGAGCTTGTGGAAAGTGGTCGTATGAATCTTGGTGTAGTAACTTTAAATCTTCCTAGAATAGCACTAGAATCTAAGGGTAGTAAAGATGAATTTTGGGAAATCTTTAAAGAAAGATTAGCTATTTGTAAAGATGCACTAGATTATAGAGCGAAACGTTGTGGTGAAGCAAAACCTCAAAATGCACCAATTCTTTATATGCACGGAGCATTTGGAAAACGTCTAAAACCTGAGGATAGGGTGAAACAACTTTTTGATAATAAACGTTCTACATTATCACTAGGTTATATTGGATTATATGAGGTTGCGAGTGTATTTTATGGTGGTGACTGGGAGAAAAATCCTGAAGCGAAGGAATTTACATTAGACATTATGCGTTATATGAAAGAATGCGTTGATAAGTGGACTGAAGAAGGTGATTATTGGTATAGTATTTATTCAACACCTAGTGAGTCTCTAACCGATAGATTCTGTCGTATGGATACTGAAAAGTTCGGTATTGTAGAGAATATAACAGATAAAGAATATTATACTAATTCATATCACTACGATGTTAGAAAGAATCCAACGCCTTTTGAGAAACTAGATTTTGAAAAAGATTATCCTTATTACGCTAGCGGTGGATTTATCCATTACTGTGAATATCCAGTGCTTAAACAAAATCCTAAGGCACTAGAAGCGGTTTGGGATTTTGCATATGACAAAGTGGGATATCTTGGAACAAATACACCTATTGATCGTTGTTATAAATGCGGGTATGAGGGAGAATTTGAACCAACTAAAAAAGGATTCAAATGCCCTGAATGTGGTAATAGAGATCCGAAAAGCTGTGATGTTGTTAAAAGAACATGTGGTTATTTAGGTAATCCGCAAGCTAGACCTATGATTAAAGGCCGTCATAAAGAAATCGTAGCAAGGGTTAAACACTTAAAATAA
- a CDS encoding GTP pyrophosphokinase — translation MKKTQIEKLTDQLFSMENDNSLLINELEPYVELFMHYECAMLEIETKLNVFDKEFSLHGESNPIESVSTRLKTPISLMNKLKRLNLPFDIDTIKDNIYDVAGVRVICSFKNDVYKLVDALKQQDDLTVIAEKDYIKNYKENGYRSYHLIVKVPIFLSDKVEHVAVEVQFRTIAMDFWASLEHKLRYKKNLSEEKEKEIERRLLLCAEISAKLDNQMQKVKEIIEDDSQFL, via the coding sequence ATGAAAAAAACACAAATAGAGAAACTAACAGATCAATTATTTTCTATGGAAAATGACAACTCATTATTAATAAACGAACTAGAGCCTTATGTTGAATTATTTATGCACTATGAATGTGCTATGCTTGAGATTGAAACAAAACTTAATGTATTTGATAAAGAATTCTCTCTACATGGAGAAAGTAATCCTATCGAATCAGTCTCTACTAGATTAAAAACACCAATCAGTTTAATGAATAAACTAAAAAGGTTAAATTTGCCCTTTGACATAGACACAATAAAAGACAATATTTATGATGTTGCTGGTGTCCGTGTTATATGTTCATTTAAAAACGATGTATATAAACTTGTAGATGCCTTGAAACAACAGGACGATTTAACTGTAATAGCTGAAAAAGACTATATTAAAAATTATAAAGAAAATGGATATAGAAGCTACCACCTTATTGTAAAAGTACCTATCTTTTTATCAGATAAAGTCGAACATGTTGCTGTCGAAGTTCAATTTAGAACTATAGCTATGGATTTCTGGGCAAGTTTAGAACACAAACTTCGATACAAGAAAAATCTTAGTGAGGAAAAAGAGAAAGAAATTGAACGACGCCTACTACTTTGTGCTGAAATAAGTGCTAAACTAGACAATCAAATGCAAAAGGTTAAAGAAATTATAGAAGATGATTCACAATTTCTATAA
- a CDS encoding APC family permease, with protein sequence MRIFRKKTLETILHGSDKKTLKPTMRTFDLVLLGVGSVIGSGILVLTGEASSKAGPSVVFSFLIAGLACGLTALCYAELSSTIPSSGSVYTYSYMTLGEVVAHLMGWLLGGSYIIAGAAIANGWSSYFKNLLEGFGVKIPREFTSLPSEGGYGNILAIVVVLLIMLVLFRGTSSSKLVNNFMVSIKIIVIILFVLVGVFYVKPNNWTDSFAPQGLSGVMIGATTVFFAYLGFDTISTSAEEAINPQKSLPRSIIITLLICTAFYIVVCLILTGMVPYSQLGKGDALAYVLEVVGQGKIAGIVSLGAVLGLLAGPLATMYASIRILYTMSRDGLLPKKLSELNKNNVPGSTTIGAGILMAVLTGFLPLGQLADLANVAWIIAFALVSYSTIIIRKQYPNAKRGFTMPGMPYLPIISILLFVILLYGIQLSTWLIFGSWILIGLVIYFSYSMKHSLEK encoded by the coding sequence ATGAGGATTTTTAGAAAAAAAACATTGGAAACAATACTTCATGGAAGTGATAAAAAAACTTTGAAGCCTACTATGAGAACTTTTGACTTAGTGTTATTAGGAGTAGGATCTGTAATTGGTTCAGGAATTCTTGTTCTTACAGGAGAAGCGTCTTCTAAAGCTGGTCCATCTGTAGTGTTTTCGTTTTTAATTGCGGGATTAGCCTGTGGTCTAACTGCCTTATGTTATGCGGAACTATCATCGACAATACCATCAAGCGGTAGCGTTTATACGTATAGCTATATGACCTTAGGTGAAGTAGTAGCACACTTGATGGGGTGGCTTCTTGGAGGAAGTTATATAATCGCAGGGGCAGCAATTGCGAATGGTTGGTCCAGCTATTTTAAAAATTTATTAGAAGGCTTTGGAGTCAAAATACCTAGAGAATTTACTAGTTTGCCTTCTGAGGGTGGCTATGGAAATATCTTGGCTATAGTCGTTGTTTTACTGATTATGTTAGTGCTATTTAGAGGGACGAGTAGCAGTAAGCTAGTTAATAATTTTATGGTGTCTATTAAAATTATAGTAATTATTCTATTTGTTCTGGTGGGAGTCTTTTATGTGAAGCCTAATAACTGGACTGATAGCTTCGCTCCGCAAGGTTTATCAGGTGTTATGATAGGAGCCACAACAGTGTTCTTCGCTTATCTTGGATTCGATACTATTTCAACTTCAGCAGAAGAAGCTATAAATCCACAAAAATCATTACCGAGATCTATTATAATAACGTTGCTAATCTGCACAGCTTTTTATATTGTTGTTTGTCTAATTTTAACAGGTATGGTTCCATATTCACAATTAGGAAAAGGAGATGCACTTGCGTATGTATTGGAAGTAGTTGGGCAAGGTAAAATTGCAGGAATAGTTTCCTTAGGAGCTGTATTAGGACTTTTGGCAGGACCATTAGCTACTATGTATGCTTCAATTAGAATATTATATACTATGAGTAGAGATGGATTATTACCGAAAAAACTAAGTGAATTGAATAAGAATAATGTACCAGGTTCAACGACAATAGGTGCAGGTATTTTAATGGCTGTGTTGACAGGATTTTTACCGCTAGGTCAACTAGCTGACCTTGCTAATGTAGCATGGATTATAGCATTTGCGTTGGTTAGTTATTCAACTATCATAATAAGGAAACAATATCCTAATGCCAAACGTGGTTTTACTATGCCAGGGATGCCGTATTTACCAATTATCTCAATACTACTATTTGTAATATTATTATATGGTATACAGTTATCTACATGGTTAATATTCGGTAGCTGGATTTTAATTGGTTTAGTGATTTACTTTAGTTATTCTATGAAACATAGTTTAGAAAAATAG
- the grdD gene encoding glycine/sarcosine/betaine reductase complex component C subunit alpha: protein MSKKIISEVLLEVANAIETGNFGKKLKVGLTTLGSEHGFENLVQGAILAKNPIFDIVLIGEGHKDFESYEARDEEEAHKIMEDLLDKGEIASCVTMHYNFPIGVSTVGRVTTPARGREMLLATTTGTSATNRVEAMVRNTLYGIATAKSLGIENPTVGIANVEGVRQVEKILLDLKGNGYNFEFATSQRADGGSVMRGNDLLMATPDVMVVDSLTGNLFMKVFSAFNTGGDYEASGYGYGPGVGEDYDRRILILSRASGSPVVANALKYAYEIAKGKVNEIAKLEYKKANNAKLGELISKLKVKKEGSNTEEVKVPEKEVVTSQISGVDILDLEDATKLLWKHGIYAESGMGCTGPIVLVNSSKKPNAKEILKEAGYIS, encoded by the coding sequence ATGAGTAAAAAAATTATATCAGAAGTATTGCTAGAAGTAGCTAATGCCATAGAAACAGGAAACTTTGGCAAAAAATTAAAAGTTGGTTTAACAACTTTAGGTAGTGAACATGGCTTTGAAAATTTAGTTCAAGGTGCAATATTAGCTAAAAATCCTATATTCGATATAGTTTTAATAGGTGAAGGACATAAGGACTTCGAATCATATGAAGCAAGAGATGAAGAAGAAGCGCATAAAATTATGGAAGACCTATTAGATAAAGGGGAAATAGCATCTTGTGTTACAATGCACTATAACTTCCCTATTGGGGTATCTACAGTAGGTAGGGTTACTACACCTGCTAGAGGGCGTGAAATGCTTCTTGCAACAACTACAGGTACTTCTGCTACTAATAGAGTAGAAGCTATGGTGAGAAATACTCTGTATGGTATTGCAACTGCTAAATCACTAGGAATAGAAAATCCTACAGTAGGAATTGCAAACGTAGAAGGTGTAAGACAAGTTGAAAAAATATTATTAGACCTTAAAGGTAATGGGTACAATTTTGAATTTGCAACATCACAAAGAGCAGATGGTGGGTCAGTAATGAGAGGGAATGATTTGCTAATGGCTACACCAGATGTTATGGTTGTTGATTCATTGACTGGAAACTTGTTTATGAAGGTATTTTCAGCATTTAATACAGGTGGAGATTATGAGGCTAGTGGCTATGGTTATGGTCCAGGTGTTGGTGAAGATTATGACAGAAGAATATTAATCCTATCAAGAGCATCAGGATCACCAGTCGTAGCAAATGCATTGAAATATGCTTATGAGATAGCTAAAGGTAAAGTTAATGAAATAGCTAAACTAGAATACAAAAAAGCAAATAATGCCAAATTAGGGGAACTAATTTCAAAATTAAAAGTTAAAAAAGAAGGGTCAAATACTGAGGAAGTGAAAGTGCCTGAGAAAGAAGTAGTAACTTCACAAATATCAGGAGTAGACATATTGGATCTTGAAGATGCTACTAAATTATTATGGAAACATGGTATCTATGCAGAAAGTGGAATGGGATGTACAGGACCAATAGTTCTAGTAAATTCTTCTAAAAAACCAAATGCAAAAGAAATTCTAAAAGAAGCGGGATATATTTCTTAA